A stretch of Roseibium porphyridii DNA encodes these proteins:
- the cysK gene encoding cysteine synthase A, producing MSMTTSGRGKIYSSITETIGDTPIVRLNRLAQAHGVKGNLLAKLEFFNPIASVKDRIGVAMIEAMEKDGKIAPGKTTLVEPTSGNTGIALAFVAAAKGYRLILVMPETMSVERRKMFKILGAELELTEGPKGMKGAIARAEELLGEIDGAVMPQQFENPANPEIHRNTTAQEIWNDTDGKIDVFVSGIGTGGTITGVSQVLKERQPDLHVVAVEPSDSPILSGGNPGPHKIQGIGAGFVPGVLETSIYDEVQTVENDDAFAMAREVAKLEGVPVGISSGAALTAAIRVGQREGMEDKNIVVIIPSFAERYLSTALFDDV from the coding sequence ATGTCTATGACGACCAGCGGCCGCGGAAAGATCTATTCCTCGATTACCGAAACTATTGGCGATACACCGATCGTGCGGCTCAATCGGCTTGCCCAAGCACACGGTGTCAAAGGCAACCTTCTGGCAAAGCTTGAGTTTTTCAATCCGATCGCAAGCGTCAAGGACCGCATTGGTGTTGCTATGATCGAGGCGATGGAAAAAGACGGCAAGATTGCTCCGGGTAAAACCACACTCGTGGAACCGACCTCCGGCAACACCGGCATTGCTTTGGCCTTTGTCGCGGCGGCCAAGGGATACCGGCTCATTCTGGTGATGCCTGAAACCATGTCTGTCGAGCGCCGCAAAATGTTCAAGATCCTGGGCGCTGAACTGGAATTGACAGAGGGCCCCAAAGGCATGAAGGGCGCAATAGCGCGCGCAGAGGAACTGCTTGGCGAAATCGACGGCGCCGTTATGCCCCAACAATTCGAGAACCCTGCCAATCCCGAAATTCACCGAAATACGACTGCACAGGAGATCTGGAACGATACTGACGGCAAGATCGATGTGTTTGTTTCAGGAATTGGAACAGGTGGTACAATTACAGGTGTGAGCCAGGTGCTGAAGGAGCGCCAGCCGGATCTTCATGTGGTTGCCGTCGAGCCGTCGGACAGTCCAATCCTGTCAGGCGGCAATCCGGGCCCGCACAAAATCCAGGGCATCGGAGCGGGCTTTGTCCCGGGCGTCCTCGAAACATCGATCTACGACGAAGTTCAAACTGTCGAGAATGACGACGCTTTCGCGATGGCACGCGAAGTTGCCAAGCTTGAAGGCGTGCCGGTCGGCATTTCCTCCGGAGCCGCGCTAACGGCGGCCATCCGTGTCGGGCAGCGTGAGGGGATGGAAGACAAGAACATCGTCGTGATCATTCCGTCTTTTGCGGAACGCTATCTGTCGACAGCGCTGTTCGACGACGTCTGA
- a CDS encoding YifB family Mg chelatase-like AAA ATPase, which produces MVSRITTVAFQGIDAVTVDVQVHVGPGAVMFNIVGLPDKAVAESRERVRAALSASGLALPAKRVTVNLAPADLPKEGSHYDLPIALGIMAAIGAIPAEFLEGFVVLGELGLDGTLAPVTGVLPAAMGANALGKGLICPEASGGEAAWADKDMDVLAPRSLIQLANHFKGTQVLSRPAAKLHSNAGIMPDLAEVKGQESARRALEIAAAGGHNLLMTGPPGSGKSMLASRLPSILPALTPRELLEVSMIASLAGELAEGKLTDRRPFRSPHHSASMAALVGGGLKAKPGEVSLAHNGVLFLDELPEFNPQVLDSLRQPLESGEAVIARANHRVTYPARIQLVAAMNPCRCGHAGEPGHQCRRGERCVTDYQARVSGPLLDRIDLRIDVPAVTASDLIGPAASEASSAVAARVAEARRIQEQRFLELGLSCRTNAQAPASAVETIARPDSKGLSFLHEIAERLQLSARGYHRVLKLARTLADLDGMDSVGRIHLAEALSYRGQDMSRRAA; this is translated from the coding sequence ATGGTCAGCCGGATAACGACAGTCGCTTTTCAGGGCATCGATGCAGTCACGGTGGATGTGCAAGTGCATGTCGGACCGGGCGCAGTGATGTTCAATATTGTCGGCCTTCCGGACAAGGCTGTCGCGGAAAGCCGGGAACGCGTGCGGGCAGCGCTCAGTGCGTCCGGACTTGCACTCCCGGCCAAGCGGGTAACAGTCAATCTGGCGCCTGCGGACCTGCCCAAGGAAGGATCGCATTATGACCTTCCCATCGCTCTTGGCATTATGGCGGCAATTGGCGCGATACCGGCTGAATTCCTGGAAGGCTTTGTGGTGCTTGGCGAGCTTGGGCTTGACGGAACCCTGGCTCCGGTCACGGGCGTGTTGCCTGCTGCAATGGGTGCCAATGCGCTCGGCAAGGGTCTTATCTGTCCCGAGGCAAGCGGAGGTGAGGCCGCATGGGCAGACAAGGACATGGATGTCCTGGCACCCAGATCGCTCATACAGCTTGCCAATCACTTCAAGGGGACCCAGGTCCTGTCCCGTCCGGCCGCAAAGCTCCACAGCAATGCTGGTATCATGCCCGACCTTGCTGAAGTCAAAGGTCAGGAAAGTGCGCGCCGGGCCTTGGAAATTGCAGCCGCCGGGGGTCATAACCTGCTCATGACCGGTCCGCCCGGATCCGGCAAATCGATGCTGGCCAGTCGTCTGCCCTCCATACTGCCCGCGTTAACGCCTCGCGAACTGCTGGAAGTCTCGATGATCGCGTCCCTGGCCGGAGAGCTTGCGGAAGGGAAACTGACCGACAGGCGGCCGTTCCGGTCGCCGCACCATTCAGCGTCCATGGCGGCGCTCGTTGGCGGCGGACTGAAGGCAAAACCCGGAGAGGTCTCGCTTGCGCATAATGGTGTGCTCTTTCTGGATGAGTTGCCGGAGTTCAATCCTCAAGTCCTCGACAGCTTGCGCCAGCCGCTTGAATCCGGCGAGGCGGTCATCGCCAGGGCCAACCACCGGGTGACCTATCCCGCCCGAATTCAGCTGGTCGCCGCCATGAACCCGTGCCGCTGTGGGCATGCTGGCGAGCCCGGACACCAGTGCCGGCGCGGCGAACGTTGTGTGACCGATTATCAGGCCAGGGTCAGTGGGCCGCTGCTTGATCGAATTGATCTGCGGATCGATGTGCCGGCTGTGACTGCGTCAGATCTGATTGGTCCCGCCGCAAGTGAAGCGTCGTCGGCAGTTGCTGCAAGAGTGGCAGAAGCGCGCCGGATACAGGAGCAGAGGTTTCTGGAACTGGGATTGTCCTGCCGAACCAACGCTCAGGCTCCGGCTTCTGCCGTTGAAACCATTGCCCGGCCCGACAGTAAAGGGCTGTCCTTCCTGCATGAAATCGCCGAACGGCTGCAATTAAGTGCACGCGGATATCACCGTGTTCTCAAGCTGGCCCGTACGCTGGCCGATCTGGACGGCATGGACAGTGTTGGCCGTATCCACCTTGCGGAAGCCCTCAGTTATCGTGGCCAGGATATGTCGCGACGCGCTGCCTGA
- a CDS encoding LysR family transcriptional regulator: MKRYDCPALGERLGERVPRENGGRDVTIGRFNIELLEAFVAVAEAGNVTHAGSKLNRTQPCVSTQLRRLEDRVGKPLIERTARTMNLTPAGRILYQHATEILRSHEEARLRLSAPELTGTVHVGLPEWFATGQLQSIFCNFVRIHPNVKLEMTVADSATLHDMLSANEINLAIALVSPVKPSPNGLVEEPLYWTVSETCPLADPLPLILFPEPCPFRDLAFSALARAGRQWYERITTTSVAAAQVAVRSGAGLCCLPAGAIVDGIKILREQDGFPDLPASQLAIYTPSKTQSPIVDYLEEHLTALLQNAISPGSALAGKMQPDLRVV, translated from the coding sequence ATGAAACGTTATGATTGTCCTGCGCTGGGAGAGAGGCTTGGGGAACGGGTTCCGCGCGAAAACGGAGGCAGGGACGTGACCATCGGCCGATTTAACATCGAGTTGCTGGAGGCCTTTGTGGCCGTTGCCGAAGCCGGCAACGTGACCCACGCAGGATCGAAGCTGAACCGGACCCAGCCTTGCGTCAGCACCCAGTTGCGACGTCTGGAGGATCGTGTCGGCAAACCTTTGATCGAGCGCACGGCCCGTACCATGAACCTGACGCCTGCCGGACGCATTCTCTACCAGCATGCCACGGAGATTCTGCGATCACACGAAGAAGCCCGACTACGTCTGTCGGCTCCAGAATTGACCGGAACCGTTCATGTTGGACTGCCTGAATGGTTTGCGACCGGCCAGCTCCAGTCAATCTTCTGCAATTTTGTGCGCATTCATCCGAACGTCAAACTCGAGATGACCGTTGCCGACAGCGCAACGCTGCACGACATGCTGTCAGCCAACGAAATCAATCTGGCGATCGCACTGGTTTCACCTGTGAAACCTTCGCCGAACGGTCTCGTTGAGGAACCTCTTTACTGGACCGTTAGCGAAACCTGCCCCTTGGCCGACCCTTTGCCTTTGATCCTGTTTCCAGAACCCTGTCCGTTCCGCGATCTTGCATTCAGCGCATTGGCTCGGGCAGGACGGCAATGGTACGAACGCATTACGACGACCAGCGTAGCGGCAGCGCAGGTTGCGGTCCGATCCGGTGCAGGTCTTTGCTGTCTTCCTGCAGGCGCAATTGTCGATGGGATCAAGATACTGAGAGAACAGGACGGCTTTCCCGATCTGCCCGCCAGCCAACTGGCGATCTATACACCTTCCAAGACCCAGTCCCCGATTGTCGACTATCTGGAAGAGCATCTGACTGCTCTGCTCCAAAACGCGATTTCTCCCGGATCCGCCCTGGCGGGCAAGATGCAGCCGGATCTAAGAGTGGTGTGA
- a CDS encoding MFS transporter: MTRHFISSSPAGCEVSAAQTRGLTAAGLAIVAVTYGLARYCFGLFLPDIRQEFGLSPETIGLIAGTSYLGYLAATFAGSWLSTFVEPRLPILLGGLAATLGMAIIALAPDPWTLAFGVFVAGTSPGLSYPPFSDVIVRHTAPGRQNTVYAWINSGTGFGVALAGPLALYAGEDWRLAWMAFAGLALLITIWNLLALPQRSAQSKPEVLTVSFRLLAERAARPLFIAAFLFGIITAVYWTYAVELLYTLTGNPRDAVLFWIVLGIAGVTGCFAGGLVNRWGLRQTYMMLALIVGAAVGTLPLLIGTKIGIYVSAACFGAGFIVMTALFGMWSMRIFFETPSIGFGFTFFLISLGQGVGPVISGFLIPLTGHSSLFMAAGLLCCSLAGLGVRGKAVMPPHA; the protein is encoded by the coding sequence ATGACCAGACACTTCATTTCCAGCTCTCCCGCCGGGTGTGAGGTGTCCGCAGCACAAACCCGTGGCCTGACCGCCGCGGGCCTTGCCATTGTTGCCGTCACATACGGATTGGCCAGATACTGCTTCGGATTATTTCTCCCCGACATTCGTCAGGAATTCGGTCTCTCTCCCGAGACCATTGGGCTGATTGCCGGTACTTCTTATCTGGGATATCTGGCAGCGACCTTCGCCGGATCCTGGTTGTCGACCTTTGTCGAGCCGCGCCTTCCGATCCTGCTTGGCGGCCTTGCAGCAACTCTTGGCATGGCGATCATCGCTTTGGCGCCGGATCCCTGGACGCTGGCATTTGGCGTCTTTGTGGCGGGCACGAGCCCTGGCCTTTCCTATCCCCCGTTTTCCGATGTCATTGTCCGTCACACCGCACCTGGCCGTCAGAACACGGTGTATGCCTGGATCAACTCCGGAACCGGGTTCGGTGTCGCCCTAGCGGGACCTCTCGCCCTTTATGCGGGAGAAGACTGGCGGCTGGCCTGGATGGCCTTTGCAGGACTGGCTTTGCTGATCACGATCTGGAATTTGCTGGCATTGCCACAGCGCAGCGCGCAGTCAAAACCCGAAGTACTGACAGTCTCTTTCAGACTGCTCGCGGAACGGGCCGCGCGGCCGCTATTCATCGCCGCATTTTTGTTCGGCATCATCACTGCGGTCTACTGGACCTACGCTGTCGAACTTCTTTACACGCTCACCGGAAATCCACGCGACGCAGTGTTGTTTTGGATCGTGCTTGGCATCGCAGGCGTTACAGGTTGCTTTGCGGGCGGACTGGTGAACCGTTGGGGTCTTCGCCAAACCTACATGATGCTGGCTCTGATCGTTGGCGCTGCCGTCGGAACATTGCCGCTTCTGATCGGCACAAAGATCGGGATCTATGTCTCTGCGGCGTGTTTCGGTGCAGGCTTTATCGTGATGACGGCGCTGTTTGGCATGTGGAGCATGCGCATCTTTTTCGAAACGCCTTCAATTGGGTTTGGTTTCACATTCTTTCTGATCTCACTCGGACAGGGTGTCGGGCCGGTCATCAGCGGGTTCTTGATCCCGCTCACCGGTCATTCAAGCCTGTTCATGGCAGCCGGGCTGCTATGTTGCAGTCTCGCCGGGCTTGGCGTTCGTGGCAAAGCCGTGATGCCACCGCATGCATAA
- a CDS encoding OmpA family protein, whose product MKKLLLAGLSAAVMTAAVVGSSAQTQLNRNEIINSLQGAQQKVDVSADALQKAAFENIQKYPGANSPQGVPLWDKLASLRQFNIEITFDFDSARIKPESYETVGLIADALHTPYLQGQTFFIVGHTDAKGDREYNLELSIRRAKAVREALVTTFQVPSQYLFAVGMGEEQLREPSKPDAAINRRVQLINVGYR is encoded by the coding sequence ATGAAAAAGCTTCTTTTGGCCGGTCTTTCGGCTGCTGTAATGACAGCCGCGGTCGTGGGGTCGTCGGCGCAGACACAACTCAACCGGAACGAGATCATCAATTCACTTCAAGGCGCTCAGCAAAAAGTGGATGTCAGCGCAGATGCGTTGCAAAAGGCGGCGTTTGAAAACATCCAGAAGTATCCAGGTGCCAACTCGCCGCAGGGCGTACCTCTGTGGGACAAATTGGCTTCATTGCGCCAGTTCAACATCGAAATCACGTTCGACTTTGATTCTGCGCGGATCAAGCCTGAGTCCTACGAGACAGTCGGTCTGATCGCTGATGCGCTGCATACGCCTTATCTGCAGGGCCAGACCTTCTTTATCGTCGGGCACACGGATGCCAAAGGTGATCGCGAGTACAATCTTGAACTCTCCATCAGGAGAGCAAAGGCCGTCCGGGAAGCGCTTGTCACCACATTCCAGGTTCCCAGCCAGTACCTGTTTGCTGTGGGTATGGGTGAAGAACAGCTTCGTGAGCCATCTAAGCCGGACGCTGCGATCAACCGCCGCGTTCAGCTCATCAATGTTGGCTACCGATAA
- the dut gene encoding dUTP diphosphatase, with product MPVTLELKRLEHGLDLPLPAYQSDLAAGLDLLAAVDDPVTLAPGERMLVPTGLSMALPAGFEAQVRPRSGLAAKHGVTVLNTPGTIDADYRGEVKVILVNLGQEPFLISRADRIAQMVIAPVLQAEIAEVDILSETNRGTGGFGSTGRS from the coding sequence ATGCCCGTTACGTTGGAACTCAAGCGCCTGGAGCATGGGCTGGATCTGCCCTTGCCAGCCTATCAATCAGATCTTGCCGCCGGCCTCGACCTTTTGGCAGCCGTTGATGACCCTGTCACGCTGGCACCGGGTGAACGTATGCTCGTGCCGACAGGGCTTTCCATGGCGCTGCCCGCGGGTTTTGAGGCACAGGTCCGACCACGCTCGGGTCTTGCTGCAAAACATGGAGTTACGGTCCTCAACACGCCGGGTACCATCGACGCAGATTATCGCGGCGAAGTGAAGGTCATTCTGGTCAACCTAGGCCAGGAGCCCTTTCTCATTTCCCGCGCCGACCGGATTGCACAAATGGTGATCGCGCCGGTGTTGCAGGCCGAGATTGCTGAAGTTGATATTCTGTCTGAAACAAATCGAGGAACCGGCGGCTTCGGTTCAACGGGCCGCAGCTAA
- a CDS encoding linear amide C-N hydrolase, whose translation MSLCRSKPFAAMILPVCFGLASVCLTEAVPACSTVAFVDTQRPMLAYNFDFEATGAGFLTVNSAGSRRQSISEDRPASWTAEYDNLTINQVGPGMPAAGMNTAGLVVTLMWNKDAVFGGAAGLPSVSELEFIQRLLDLSGSVEEAVEHAKGVRIDGLVPIHYFLFDQAGAAAVLTPGKSGLVVHQGIDLPVPALTNTSYREALLHLAQFRGYGGASPVPQHQSRGDQNSLDRFAIAANAAQHSKGRTNAAEAFKFLNELANSETRWQIVFDPKDQQIRLRIEGSSLEHRLDLSTLVFACQVPALAVDLRQLTSEFEAKDLTPIQPELLSESLTEVLSSMRQTAHLGHAEIAGSIATGLIFSSSCTAN comes from the coding sequence ATGTCCCTCTGCCGTTCAAAGCCGTTTGCGGCGATGATACTGCCGGTGTGTTTCGGTCTGGCCAGCGTGTGCTTGACCGAAGCTGTACCAGCCTGCTCCACCGTTGCCTTTGTGGACACTCAACGTCCTATGCTTGCCTACAATTTCGATTTCGAAGCAACCGGTGCAGGCTTTCTGACTGTCAACTCCGCAGGCAGCAGACGGCAATCCATTTCAGAAGACCGTCCTGCAAGCTGGACTGCTGAATATGACAACTTGACCATCAATCAGGTTGGCCCGGGCATGCCGGCCGCAGGAATGAATACGGCAGGACTTGTTGTCACGTTGATGTGGAACAAGGATGCCGTTTTTGGAGGGGCGGCAGGCTTGCCTTCGGTCAGCGAATTGGAGTTCATTCAACGCCTACTCGATCTTTCAGGATCCGTTGAAGAAGCCGTGGAGCATGCAAAGGGCGTGCGGATCGACGGGCTCGTGCCAATCCACTATTTCCTTTTTGATCAGGCAGGCGCAGCAGCCGTTCTCACTCCCGGAAAGTCCGGTTTGGTTGTCCATCAGGGTATCGACCTTCCTGTTCCCGCATTGACCAACACGTCTTATCGAGAAGCGCTTCTTCATCTGGCTCAATTCAGAGGATATGGCGGCGCATCACCGGTTCCTCAGCACCAAAGCCGAGGCGACCAAAACAGCCTTGACCGCTTTGCGATTGCGGCCAATGCGGCGCAACACTCCAAAGGCCGGACAAACGCAGCTGAAGCCTTCAAGTTTCTGAATGAGTTGGCAAACTCTGAAACACGCTGGCAAATTGTGTTCGATCCGAAAGACCAGCAGATCCGGCTGCGAATTGAAGGGTCCTCGCTGGAGCACCGGCTTGATCTCTCGACGCTGGTCTTTGCTTGTCAGGTACCAGCCCTTGCGGTCGATTTGCGTCAATTGACCTCGGAATTTGAGGCAAAAGACCTGACGCCAATTCAGCCGGAATTGCTCAGCGAAAGTCTCACCGAAGTGCTTTCCTCAATGCGTCAGACGGCGCATCTTGGCCATGCGGAAATTGCCGGCTCGATCGCAACCGGACTGATTTTCTCCTCAAGCTGCACCGCGAACTGA
- a CDS encoding zinc-dependent alcohol dehydrogenase family protein has translation MKAVFFEAFAQTPKLATLPDPTPEAHGAVLKVEATGVCRSDWHGWMGHDPDIVLPHVPGHELAGIVMEVGKGVSQWKAGDRVTVPFVGGCGACAECHAGHQQVCENQFQPGFTHWGSFAEYVSIHNADLNLVALPDDMAFATAASLGCRFATSFRAVVDQARTSAGEWVAVHGCGGVGLSAVMIANAIGANVVAIDISDEKLSLARDLGAVATINGAAEPDVAGAVIELTRGGAHVSLDALGHPTTCFNSIQNLRRRGRHVQVGLMLSDQSTPQVPMAKVIGQELEILGSHGMQAHRYDAMLDMVTTGKLHPSRLVGEEISLEQSIAALTSMDRFQSVGATVVTQF, from the coding sequence ATGAAGGCCGTGTTCTTTGAGGCCTTTGCGCAAACACCGAAACTTGCAACCCTTCCGGATCCGACACCGGAAGCGCATGGTGCTGTATTGAAAGTTGAGGCGACAGGCGTCTGCCGTAGCGACTGGCACGGCTGGATGGGGCACGATCCGGATATCGTTCTGCCACATGTGCCAGGTCATGAACTTGCCGGTATCGTTATGGAGGTTGGAAAGGGTGTCAGCCAATGGAAGGCGGGTGACCGGGTGACGGTGCCTTTTGTTGGTGGATGCGGCGCTTGTGCCGAGTGTCATGCAGGTCACCAGCAAGTCTGCGAGAACCAGTTTCAGCCGGGGTTCACGCATTGGGGTTCATTTGCAGAATACGTGTCCATCCATAACGCCGATCTCAATCTCGTGGCTCTGCCCGATGACATGGCGTTCGCAACCGCCGCCAGTCTTGGATGCCGCTTTGCCACGTCATTTCGCGCCGTTGTTGATCAGGCAAGGACTTCTGCCGGAGAATGGGTTGCCGTTCATGGTTGCGGCGGTGTCGGTCTTTCGGCTGTCATGATCGCCAATGCCATCGGAGCCAATGTTGTGGCGATCGATATTTCTGATGAAAAACTTTCCCTTGCCCGAGACCTTGGCGCAGTTGCGACGATCAACGGCGCTGCTGAACCCGATGTGGCCGGCGCGGTCATCGAGCTCACGCGCGGCGGTGCCCATGTCTCGCTTGACGCGCTTGGCCATCCGACGACCTGTTTCAACTCCATACAGAACCTGAGGCGCAGAGGACGGCACGTCCAGGTCGGCCTGATGCTGAGCGATCAGAGCACCCCACAGGTTCCGATGGCGAAGGTGATCGGTCAGGAGCTGGAAATTCTGGGCAGCCACGGCATGCAAGCTCATCGATATGATGCCATGCTGGACATGGTAACAACCGGGAAACTGCACCCCTCCCGTCTGGTCGGCGAAGAGATCAGCCTGGAACAGTCAATTGCGGCGCTCACGTCGATGGACCGCTTTCAATCCGTTGGCGCAACTGTGGTGACCCAGTTCTGA
- a CDS encoding HAD family hydrolase: MTPSLVIFDCDGVLVDTERMTNQNMADLVSALGFEISGAECQRRFMGRTLENVKEMVEDLIGYKLPDDWPDQVRMRDLESFKSGVPAIKGIESVLDELDRREVPYCVGSSGKYEKMHATLGSSGLLPRVKGRLFSAQDCERGKPSPDVFLLAAKKMGHPPETCVVIEDSLPGVRAAVAAGMTVFAFAEDPASDKEALRAAGAILFEEMADLPDLLFSNT, translated from the coding sequence ATGACCCCCAGTCTCGTAATTTTCGATTGCGATGGTGTTCTGGTCGACACCGAACGCATGACCAATCAGAACATGGCTGATCTGGTCTCCGCACTTGGATTTGAAATCAGTGGCGCGGAATGTCAGCGCCGCTTTATGGGCCGTACGCTGGAGAACGTGAAGGAGATGGTCGAAGATCTGATCGGGTACAAGCTGCCTGACGACTGGCCAGATCAGGTTCGCATGCGTGATCTTGAGAGTTTCAAGTCGGGCGTTCCAGCCATCAAGGGCATAGAAAGCGTTCTGGATGAGCTGGACAGGCGCGAGGTCCCTTACTGCGTCGGGTCTTCGGGTAAGTATGAAAAGATGCACGCAACGCTTGGCAGTTCCGGCTTGCTGCCTCGCGTCAAGGGCCGTCTATTCTCCGCGCAGGACTGTGAACGGGGCAAACCTTCACCGGATGTCTTTCTGCTAGCCGCGAAAAAAATGGGGCATCCACCAGAAACTTGCGTCGTCATAGAAGACAGCCTGCCAGGCGTCCGCGCAGCTGTTGCCGCCGGAATGACCGTTTTTGCGTTTGCAGAAGATCCTGCGTCTGACAAAGAAGCACTGCGCGCGGCGGGTGCCATCCTCTTTGAGGAAATGGCCGACCTTCCCGATCTTCTCTTTTCCAATACTTAA
- a CDS encoding GNAT family N-acetyltransferase: MPDGFTIVPGLPEDQRSVAAGLFWQAFKGKLGKILSPERRAMQLIERILDPGFAISALGKEGDLLGLAGYKTSEGALVAGELSDMTAVFGPFGGLWRGLVLDVLERDVEPEILLMDGIFVSERARGQGIGTKLLDAVCAEAQRRRLSRVRLDVINTNPGARALYERQGFLPISREETGPFKYVFGFSSATRMERPV; this comes from the coding sequence ATGCCGGACGGCTTCACAATTGTTCCAGGATTGCCGGAAGACCAGCGCTCAGTTGCCGCCGGTCTTTTCTGGCAGGCTTTCAAGGGAAAGCTCGGCAAGATCCTGTCACCTGAACGCAGGGCGATGCAGCTGATTGAAAGGATCCTCGATCCTGGTTTTGCCATCAGCGCTCTCGGCAAGGAAGGAGACTTGCTTGGTCTTGCCGGATACAAGACCAGCGAAGGTGCCCTGGTGGCTGGCGAGCTGTCGGATATGACTGCCGTGTTCGGCCCTTTCGGAGGCCTTTGGCGAGGGCTGGTGCTTGACGTGCTCGAGCGCGACGTGGAGCCGGAAATCCTTTTGATGGACGGTATTTTCGTCAGCGAAAGAGCACGCGGTCAGGGCATCGGTACGAAGCTGCTGGACGCCGTTTGCGCCGAAGCACAAAGACGGCGACTGTCTCGAGTGCGCCTTGATGTGATCAACACAAACCCGGGCGCGCGCGCCCTATACGAAAGGCAGGGTTTCCTGCCGATAAGCCGCGAAGAAACAGGACCGTTCAAATACGTGTTCGGGTTTTCCTCAGCAACCAGAATGGAAAGGCCGGTCTGA
- a CDS encoding LytTR family DNA-binding domain-containing protein, translating to MQPDFANDALLRNFAHDCVAPFVSRQTLALLITAAVFLALIGPFGTYGAFSPTMRLLYWGMIVIGTASIGHATASAIETFLRRRNIPVFLEMVSVSVLTAIPVCFVVSLIWALFGTNPLNGHLLPLYGQCVVVLGCLTVFFHVFAAPKISVQSCSRPRLLDRLPLNSRGRLLRLTARDHYVEVETETGSALLAMRFRDAIAEAAGEQGVQTHRSHWVALHAVTGRSRQNGKPVLLLRNGHAVPVGRTFRTAVAKKMPGK from the coding sequence ATGCAGCCAGATTTCGCGAACGACGCCTTGTTGCGCAATTTTGCACACGATTGCGTGGCGCCGTTTGTTTCCAGGCAGACGCTGGCGCTTCTGATCACAGCTGCGGTTTTTCTCGCACTGATTGGCCCGTTTGGAACTTATGGCGCGTTCTCGCCAACCATGCGGTTGCTGTATTGGGGCATGATTGTCATCGGAACCGCCTCGATTGGACACGCGACGGCATCGGCAATTGAAACATTTCTAAGGCGTAGAAACATTCCAGTTTTCTTGGAGATGGTTTCCGTTTCAGTGTTGACGGCAATACCTGTTTGCTTTGTGGTTTCCCTGATTTGGGCACTTTTCGGCACCAACCCTCTCAACGGCCATTTGCTGCCGCTCTATGGGCAGTGCGTCGTTGTGCTTGGATGCCTGACCGTCTTTTTTCATGTTTTCGCAGCACCCAAGATCTCCGTGCAGTCGTGTTCGCGGCCAAGGCTATTGGACAGACTGCCGCTGAACAGTCGAGGCCGTCTCCTGCGATTGACGGCACGTGATCACTATGTCGAGGTTGAAACCGAGACCGGGTCCGCCCTTCTTGCAATGCGTTTTCGGGACGCCATAGCTGAGGCTGCAGGCGAACAAGGCGTCCAGACACATAGATCTCACTGGGTGGCTTTGCACGCCGTGACAGGGCGCAGCCGACAGAACGGCAAACCTGTGTTGCTGTTGAGGAACGGCCACGCTGTGCCGGTTGGCCGAACATTCAGGACTGCTGTCGCAAAGAAAATGCCCGGAAAATGA
- a CDS encoding heavy metal-binding domain-containing protein: MLVTTTNTIQGRDLDYKGLVTGEAILGANLFKDLFAGIRDIVGGRSGAYEEELAKARKIAVDEMCQQAQALGANAVIGVDLDYETVGQNGSMLMVSATGTAVVVR; the protein is encoded by the coding sequence ATGCTTGTCACCACCACAAACACAATTCAGGGCCGGGACTTGGACTACAAAGGTCTTGTGACAGGTGAGGCAATTTTGGGTGCCAACCTGTTCAAGGATCTCTTTGCAGGTATCAGAGATATTGTCGGCGGCCGCTCCGGTGCTTACGAGGAAGAACTTGCCAAGGCGCGAAAAATCGCCGTCGATGAAATGTGTCAACAAGCCCAGGCACTTGGTGCGAATGCCGTTATCGGCGTTGATCTCGACTATGAAACGGTCGGCCAGAACGGATCCATGCTCATGGTCAGCGCAACAGGAACAGCCGTCGTCGTTCGTTAG